The region GGCGAGGTGATACGCATGTCCATGGCCGAGGTCTTCGTCATGCGCGATGGCAAAATCGCCGAACGCCGGGCCTGGGTGATCGAGCTGAAGGAGAACGACTACCGCTGAGCCGCCCGCCAACGCTCCACGTCTCATGACCGGCCGCTGCTCGTCGATGCCGACGGTGACCCGGACCGGCTCGAGATAGCCGCGCGGCGAACCGGCTCGGGTGGGGTGCCTCCGACAGCGGCCGCGATCGCCCATGCTCGGCAGATCTTGGCGAAAAATGTCCCACGGCGGGCCAAATCTCACCAAGATTCGCCGAGGCGCAAACCGACTAGTGCGGCTGACCCACCTCGTACTCACCGTTCTGCTCGTTGAGGACCTTGATGGTCACCCGCTTCTCGGCTCCCTTGATCTTTGCCGTGCAGGTGAAGGTGGCATCCTTCTCGACCTTCTGACCGGACGGGCACCGCACGTCGGTGACGTCGCCTTCGCCGAAGTCCTTCGTGATCACCCCGGCGATGCCCCGTTCCATCGCCTTACTGTCGAAGACCGGCGTGCTGAACAGGCGTACGAGCACCACGGCAGCCACGATCACGACCGCCACCGCACCGGTGGTGATCAGCAGCATCTTGCCGATCTTCCGCC is a window of Micromonospora polyrhachis DNA encoding:
- a CDS encoding DUF4333 domain-containing protein, coding for MAKPRRKIGKMLLITTGAVAVVIVAAVVLVRLFSTPVFDSKAMERGIAGVITKDFGEGDVTDVRCPSGQKVEKDATFTCTAKIKGAEKRVTIKVLNEQNGEYEVGQPH